One Desulfobulbus propionicus DSM 2032 DNA segment encodes these proteins:
- a CDS encoding DVU_1555 family C-GCAxxG-C-C protein, whose translation MDETALRIMQLAGQGFCCSQIMIQLTLEDMGEDNIPLVRAMAGLCEGAGSGELCGVASAAACIIALYTAKGSVAEHPLDCYPLMLAQFMDWFKQGATAWGGIRCDDIVAYQGGRKPEVCGDIMIRARETLLALLTEHNIDPSLPREQIHGG comes from the coding sequence ATGGATGAAACCGCGCTGCGCATCATGCAACTGGCTGGACAGGGATTCTGCTGCAGCCAGATCATGATCCAACTCACCCTCGAAGACATGGGCGAGGACAACATTCCCCTGGTTCGGGCCATGGCCGGATTGTGCGAAGGCGCGGGCAGCGGCGAGCTGTGCGGCGTGGCCAGCGCCGCAGCCTGCATCATTGCCTTGTACACGGCCAAGGGCAGCGTTGCCGAACACCCCCTGGACTGCTATCCCCTGATGCTCGCCCAGTTCATGGACTGGTTCAAGCAAGGCGCCACTGCCTGGGGAGGAATCCGCTGCGATGACATCGTCGCCTATCAGGGGGGACGCAAGCCGGAAGTCTGCGGCGACATCATGATCCGTGCCCGCGAAACCCTGCTTGCCCTCCTGACCGAGCACAACATCGACCCCAGCCTGCCCCGGGAGCAGATCCATGGGGGCTGA
- a CDS encoding cytidylate kinase-like family protein yields the protein MPIVTISRGSYSRGKDVAEQLARKLHYDCVSREILLEASEEFNIPEISLVRAIHDSPSILERFRHGKERYISYYQYALLKHVQKDNVIYHGLAGQYFLRSIPHVLKVRILASMEDRVKEVMRRDQVSRQDAEHRLRTDDEERRRWGLKLYGIDTWDSRLYDIVLLIDKLTVDDAADLIMETVKKPVFQTTAEAQRILDDQVLCAKIHAMLVNFSLMIEVQAHDGVITLCNIGEVLRSDEGLRTKIEGMIKDIEGVKEIEFTEKSCAKRDHVNPFYNIG from the coding sequence ATGCCTATTGTCACCATCTCACGCGGTTCGTACAGCCGAGGCAAGGACGTCGCTGAACAGCTGGCCCGGAAGTTACATTACGACTGCGTTTCCCGGGAGATTCTTCTGGAAGCATCCGAAGAGTTCAATATCCCCGAAATCAGCCTTGTTCGCGCCATCCACGATTCACCTTCCATCCTGGAACGCTTCCGCCACGGCAAGGAGCGGTATATCAGTTATTACCAGTACGCCTTGCTCAAACATGTGCAAAAAGACAATGTCATTTATCATGGTTTGGCCGGGCAGTATTTTCTCCGGTCGATCCCCCATGTCCTCAAGGTGCGCATCCTGGCCAGCATGGAAGACCGGGTCAAGGAAGTCATGCGGCGGGATCAGGTATCACGGCAGGACGCCGAACATCGGCTGCGAACCGATGACGAGGAGCGCCGTCGGTGGGGACTCAAGTTGTACGGCATCGATACCTGGGACAGTCGGTTGTACGACATTGTTTTGTTGATTGACAAGTTAACCGTCGACGACGCGGCGGACTTGATCATGGAAACCGTGAAAAAACCGGTGTTTCAGACAACCGCCGAAGCGCAGCGGATCCTTGACGATCAGGTCTTGTGCGCGAAAATCCATGCCATGCTGGTAAACTTCTCCCTGATGATCGAGGTGCAGGCCCACGACGGCGTCATCACGCTGTGCAACATCGGCGAAGTCCTGCGCTCGGATGAAGGCCTGCGGACGAAGATTGAAGGAATGATCAAGGATATCGAGGGGGTGAAAGAGATAGAGTTCACCGAGAAATCGTGTGCCAAACGGGACCATGTCAATCCTTTTTACAATATTGGCTAG
- a CDS encoding DVU_1557 family redox protein, which yields MSTFSFIEATDWQCAACHQPLQPAKVNVRYLHSVFNVELMACPQCGFVLVPESLAMGKMLEVEQLLEDK from the coding sequence ATGAGCACCTTTTCCTTTATCGAGGCCACGGATTGGCAGTGTGCGGCGTGCCATCAACCGCTGCAGCCGGCCAAGGTCAATGTCCGTTATCTCCATTCCGTGTTCAATGTCGAACTCATGGCCTGCCCGCAATGCGGCTTCGTTCTCGTGCCGGAAAGCCTGGCCATGGGCAAGATGCTGGAAGTCGAACAACTGCTGGAGGACAAATGA
- a CDS encoding pyridine nucleotide-disulfide oxidoreductase/dicluster-binding protein encodes MDQPQLRELESRCIQEEQPFCTAACPIHVDVRAFMACLANGNVRDARKILDRTMPFPEIVGRLCDQPCRPFCKRGEIGDPLAIGRLEQYCVSTTQTMVKLPKLPAKQGAVTIIGAGLSGMTAALDLMRKGRATTLITGSATLGGSLCRLPESTLPNDALAQAAATLAGYGVVLRTATSLDPQAIEALIGHADAVYFDWDDVDPALLPLPQGVPDPLTLALGRDGCFAGGGTEAGNPFSVIQQVENGRRAALSIERFLQKVSLTAQRDKEGSCTTRMVTVTTGHASLAAIVPANPDSGYTAAEARAEASRCIRCECMECVKQCVYLRQYNEYPKTLVRKMYNNQAIVQGTRNANRMINACSLCGQCTVICPNDFPVAEVCRAARQDMVDSNHMPPSPHDFALEDMRFSQSEYCRLSRHQPGTNASRHLFYPGCQLAGSAPETVKKTYDLLASLLEGGVGLMLDCCGIPAHWAGQRQVFQQTLHHFKTEIERLGRPRVIVACSSCLSVFKEFTADIETISLWEVLDGLELPTDLPATPTAPLALHDPCTARRQQAMRASVRSLCAKLGLPIVEHAYNGELADCCGYGGLMQFADQQLGRKAALVKAERSEQCGLAYCAMCRDNLAAAGRPVAHLLDYLFAASDGSDPLGRANPGFSLRHENRVRLKEQLLTDLWGETAASRPEHTALSLLVSPEVMDRLNSRHILEDEARKVIHHAEATGRYLINPANQHRLACLKPVRVTYWIEYEPTAAGYILHNGYSHRMHLPQETP; translated from the coding sequence ATGGATCAACCGCAGCTCAGAGAACTCGAATCCCGTTGCATCCAGGAAGAACAGCCATTCTGCACGGCCGCCTGTCCCATTCACGTCGATGTCCGCGCCTTCATGGCCTGCCTGGCCAACGGCAACGTGCGCGACGCCCGCAAAATCCTCGACCGGACCATGCCGTTTCCGGAAATCGTCGGCCGCCTCTGCGATCAGCCCTGCCGGCCTTTCTGCAAACGCGGCGAAATCGGCGATCCGCTCGCCATCGGCAGGCTGGAACAATACTGTGTCAGCACCACCCAGACCATGGTCAAACTGCCGAAACTTCCCGCCAAACAGGGTGCGGTGACCATCATTGGCGCTGGCCTCTCGGGTATGACCGCCGCCCTCGACCTCATGCGAAAGGGACGGGCGACCACCCTGATCACCGGCAGCGCCACGCTTGGCGGCAGCCTCTGCCGTCTGCCCGAATCGACACTGCCAAACGATGCGCTTGCCCAAGCCGCAGCCACCCTTGCCGGATACGGCGTTGTGCTGCGCACCGCAACTTCCCTTGATCCGCAGGCCATCGAGGCCCTGATCGGCCACGCCGACGCGGTGTATTTCGATTGGGACGATGTTGACCCGGCCCTGCTTCCCTTGCCGCAGGGTGTCCCCGATCCCCTGACCCTCGCCCTTGGCCGCGACGGCTGTTTTGCCGGCGGCGGCACCGAGGCCGGCAATCCTTTTTCGGTTATCCAGCAGGTTGAAAACGGCCGCCGGGCCGCGTTGTCGATCGAACGCTTCCTGCAGAAGGTTTCGCTCACCGCCCAGCGCGACAAGGAAGGCAGCTGCACCACCCGCATGGTGACCGTCACCACCGGTCATGCGTCGCTGGCCGCAATCGTTCCGGCCAACCCGGACAGCGGCTACACGGCTGCCGAGGCGCGGGCCGAGGCCAGCCGCTGCATCCGCTGCGAGTGCATGGAATGCGTCAAACAGTGCGTCTATCTGCGGCAGTACAACGAATATCCCAAGACCCTGGTGCGCAAGATGTACAACAATCAGGCCATTGTCCAGGGCACCCGCAACGCCAACCGGATGATCAATGCCTGCAGCCTCTGCGGCCAGTGCACGGTGATCTGTCCCAACGATTTTCCCGTGGCCGAAGTGTGCCGCGCCGCCCGGCAGGACATGGTCGACAGCAATCACATGCCGCCGTCGCCGCATGATTTCGCCCTGGAAGACATGCGTTTCAGCCAAAGCGAGTATTGCCGCCTCAGTCGTCACCAGCCGGGAACCAACGCCAGCCGCCATCTCTTCTATCCCGGCTGCCAGCTGGCCGGATCAGCCCCCGAGACGGTCAAAAAAACCTACGACCTGCTGGCCTCGCTCCTGGAAGGCGGCGTCGGCCTGATGCTCGACTGCTGCGGCATCCCGGCCCATTGGGCCGGACAGCGGCAAGTGTTCCAGCAGACCCTGCACCACTTCAAGACCGAGATCGAACGATTGGGACGGCCGAGGGTGATCGTCGCCTGTTCCAGTTGTCTGTCCGTGTTCAAGGAATTTACCGCGGACATCGAAACCATTTCTCTGTGGGAGGTGCTCGACGGCCTGGAACTGCCGACCGACCTTCCCGCCACGCCGACCGCACCGCTGGCCCTGCACGATCCCTGCACCGCCCGGCGGCAGCAGGCGATGCGCGCCAGCGTGCGCAGCCTTTGCGCCAAGCTCGGCCTCCCGATTGTCGAGCACGCCTACAACGGCGAACTGGCCGACTGCTGCGGCTATGGCGGCCTGATGCAGTTCGCCGACCAGCAGCTCGGCCGCAAGGCCGCCCTGGTCAAGGCGGAGCGGAGCGAACAGTGCGGCCTGGCCTATTGCGCCATGTGCCGCGACAATCTGGCCGCTGCCGGGCGGCCGGTGGCCCACCTGCTTGACTATCTCTTTGCCGCGTCCGACGGCAGCGATCCCCTGGGCCGGGCCAATCCCGGCTTTTCCCTGCGGCACGAGAACCGAGTCCGGCTGAAGGAGCAGTTGCTGACCGACCTGTGGGGAGAAACCGCCGCCTCCCGGCCCGAGCACACCGCCCTTTCCCTGCTGGTCAGCCCGGAGGTGATGGATCGGCTCAACAGCCGCCACATCCTTGAGGACGAAGCGCGGAAGGTGATTCATCACGCCGAGGCCACGGGCAGGTACCTGATCAACCCGGCCAACCAGCATCGCCTGGCCTGCCTCAAGCCGGTACGGGTGACCTATTGGATCGAATACGAGCCGACCGCGGCGGGCTACATCCTGCACAACGGCTACAGCCACCGCATGCACCTGCCCCAGGAGACCCCATGA
- the trsM gene encoding DVU_1556 family methyltransferase encodes MNAIRSCPASPSVPLYEQEPLSALTGGTLRPGGLELTRELLGFCRLPPGARVLDIGCGPGHSLALMADEFALDASGLDPSAFMLDKAALRAPAATLHQGTAAALPCADAAFDAVLCECALSLTDNPQASLKEMHRVLRPGGSLLLTDIYCKHSQRPQLPPLKSCIAQALPLETITSGLHQAGFSLALLRDRSDLLKQLAGQIIFSHGSLEQFWSLFMDTTAARTTACALATAPLGYYALIADKGAFHG; translated from the coding sequence ATGAACGCGATCCGTTCCTGCCCGGCCTCCCCCTCTGTTCCCCTGTACGAACAGGAACCGTTGTCCGCCCTGACCGGCGGCACCCTGCGGCCGGGGGGCCTGGAGCTGACCAGGGAACTGCTCGGTTTCTGCCGTCTGCCTCCGGGTGCTCGGGTGCTCGATATCGGCTGTGGTCCCGGGCACAGCCTGGCGCTGATGGCGGACGAATTCGCCCTGGATGCCAGCGGTCTTGACCCCTCGGCCTTCATGCTCGACAAGGCCGCCCTCCGGGCGCCCGCCGCGACCCTCCACCAGGGAACAGCCGCTGCCCTTCCCTGCGCGGATGCCGCCTTCGACGCCGTGCTCTGCGAATGCGCGCTGTCGCTGACCGACAACCCGCAGGCCAGCCTCAAGGAAATGCATCGGGTGCTGCGGCCGGGCGGCTCGTTGCTCCTCACCGACATCTATTGCAAGCATTCCCAGCGGCCGCAGCTGCCGCCCCTGAAGAGTTGCATCGCCCAGGCCCTGCCCCTGGAGACGATCACCAGCGGCTTGCACCAGGCCGGATTTTCCCTCGCCCTGCTCCGCGACCGCAGTGACCTGCTCAAGCAACTGGCCGGACAGATCATTTTTTCCCACGGCAGCCTGGAACAGTTCTGGTCGCTGTTCATGGATACGACCGCCGCCCGCACCACGGCCTGCGCCCTGGCCACGGCGCCGCTGGGCTACTATGCGCTGATCGCCGACAAGGGGGCCTTCCATGGATGA
- the trsS gene encoding radical SAM (seleno)protein TrsS, producing the protein MGAERTIELLSSTASLCPVCLKRVAAIREQQGDAVYLVKECPDHGTFRTVIWRGAVPFATWLRPKKPSAPRRPLTAVAAGCPHDCGLCPDHGQHTCTALIEITARCNLRCPVCFAAAGASGADDDPSLERIEFFYDRILEASGPCNIQLSGGEPTMRDDLDAIIALGRDKGFGFIQLNTNGLRLAENPDYARSLKQAGLTSVFLQFDGLSRSTHQTLRGRDLHAIKEQTIHHCGAAGLGVVLVPTLVPGVNTHEVGAIIDYAVRHAPTVRGVHFQPISYFGRYPQAPTDTERLTLPEVIELIEAQSNGALLAEYFAPPACEHALCSFHGTFLVEEHGRLTPLGSGQAACCSTGEPRTSLPTALEGREKSVRFTARQWSLPALALAPADACACSATDRPQDDFDRFLARARTHTFSLSAMVFQDAWNLDLERLRGCCIHVVSPQGFLIPFCAYNLTSQQGRPLYRGMVQP; encoded by the coding sequence ATGGGGGCTGAGCGCACCATCGAACTGCTGTCGTCGACCGCCAGCCTCTGCCCGGTCTGTCTCAAACGGGTGGCGGCGATCCGTGAACAGCAGGGCGACGCCGTCTACCTGGTCAAGGAGTGCCCGGATCACGGCACCTTCCGCACGGTGATTTGGCGGGGTGCTGTTCCGTTTGCCACCTGGCTGCGACCGAAAAAACCCTCCGCACCCCGCCGGCCCTTAACGGCCGTTGCCGCCGGCTGCCCCCATGACTGCGGCCTCTGTCCGGACCATGGGCAGCATACCTGCACCGCCCTGATCGAAATCACCGCCCGGTGCAACCTGCGCTGCCCGGTCTGTTTCGCCGCCGCCGGCGCCAGCGGCGCGGACGACGATCCCTCCCTGGAGCGGATCGAATTCTTCTATGACCGCATCCTCGAAGCCTCCGGCCCTTGCAACATCCAGCTGTCCGGCGGAGAGCCGACCATGCGCGACGATCTCGATGCCATCATCGCCCTGGGCCGGGACAAGGGGTTCGGCTTTATCCAGCTCAACACCAATGGTCTGCGGCTGGCCGAAAACCCGGACTACGCCCGTTCCCTCAAACAGGCCGGGCTAACCTCGGTCTTTCTCCAATTCGACGGACTGAGCCGTTCCACGCACCAGACCCTGCGCGGCCGCGATTTGCACGCCATCAAGGAACAGACCATTCATCACTGCGGTGCCGCCGGATTGGGGGTGGTGCTGGTGCCGACCCTGGTTCCGGGGGTCAATACCCACGAAGTGGGGGCGATCATCGACTACGCCGTCCGCCATGCGCCCACGGTGCGCGGGGTGCATTTTCAACCGATCAGCTATTTTGGCCGTTATCCGCAGGCACCCACCGACACCGAGCGCCTGACCCTGCCGGAAGTGATCGAGCTGATCGAGGCGCAAAGCAACGGAGCCCTGCTGGCCGAGTATTTCGCCCCGCCGGCCTGTGAACATGCACTGTGCTCTTTCCACGGTACCTTCCTGGTCGAGGAGCATGGCCGTCTGACCCCTCTGGGCAGCGGGCAGGCAGCCTGCTGTTCCACCGGCGAGCCCAGGACATCCCTTCCCACCGCCCTGGAAGGACGGGAAAAGAGCGTCCGCTTCACCGCCCGCCAGTGGTCCCTGCCCGCGCTTGCCCTGGCCCCAGCCGACGCCTGCGCCTGCTCGGCCACGGATCGGCCCCAGGACGATTTCGACCGCTTCCTCGCCCGGGCCCGCACCCATACCTTTTCGCTTTCGGCCATGGTCTTTCAGGACGCGTGGAATCTTGATCTCGAACGGCTGCGCGGTTGCTGCATCCACGTGGTATCGCCCCAGGGTTTTCTCATCCCCTTTTGCGCCTACAACCTGACCTCCCAGCAGGGGCGCCCCCTGTATCGGGGCATGGTGCAACCATGA
- a CDS encoding iron-containing alcohol dehydrogenase, translated as MAVREQVYGYFIPSVTLIGIGAAKQIPDKIKALGGSKPLIVTDKGITGAGITKQITDLLEAAGMAYVVYDETIPNPTDKNVHDGVDIYKKENCDSLITLGGGSSHDCGKGVGLVVANGGKIHDYEGVDKSSKPMPPYLAVNTTAGTASEMTRFCIITDTSRHVKMAIVDWRVTPGIAVDDPMLMVGMPPALTAATGMDALTHAVEAYVSTIATPMTDSAAEKAIELIAKYLRPAVANGQDIEAREGMCFAQYLAGMAFNNASLGHVHAMAHQLGGFYDLPHGECNAILLPHVEKFNLIAKMDRFVKIAELMGENTAGLAPRDAAELALVAIRKLSADIGIPAGLIELGKKYGKEVKASDIDTMVANAQKDACGLTNPRCPKDADVKAIYTAAL; from the coding sequence ATGGCAGTTCGTGAACAAGTCTACGGTTATTTCATTCCCTCTGTAACCCTGATCGGCATTGGCGCCGCCAAGCAGATCCCGGACAAAATCAAGGCCCTCGGCGGTTCCAAGCCGTTGATCGTCACCGACAAGGGCATCACCGGTGCCGGCATCACCAAACAGATCACCGACCTGCTGGAAGCCGCGGGCATGGCCTACGTGGTCTATGACGAAACGATCCCCAATCCCACCGACAAGAACGTGCATGACGGCGTCGACATCTACAAGAAAGAGAACTGCGACTCCCTGATCACCCTCGGCGGCGGTTCTTCCCATGACTGCGGCAAGGGCGTTGGCCTGGTGGTCGCCAACGGCGGCAAGATCCATGACTACGAGGGCGTGGACAAATCCTCCAAGCCCATGCCCCCCTACCTGGCGGTCAACACCACCGCCGGCACCGCCTCGGAGATGACCCGCTTCTGCATCATCACCGACACCTCCCGTCACGTGAAGATGGCCATCGTTGACTGGCGCGTCACCCCCGGCATCGCCGTCGACGATCCGATGCTCATGGTTGGCATGCCGCCGGCACTGACCGCCGCCACCGGCATGGACGCCCTCACCCACGCGGTCGAGGCCTATGTGTCCACCATCGCCACCCCGATGACCGACTCCGCCGCCGAGAAGGCCATCGAGCTGATCGCCAAGTACCTGCGTCCGGCCGTGGCCAATGGCCAGGACATCGAAGCCCGCGAAGGCATGTGTTTTGCCCAGTATCTGGCCGGCATGGCCTTCAACAACGCCAGCCTGGGTCACGTCCATGCCATGGCCCATCAGCTGGGCGGTTTCTATGACTTGCCGCACGGCGAGTGCAACGCCATTCTCCTGCCCCATGTGGAGAAGTTCAACCTAATCGCCAAGATGGACCGCTTTGTCAAGATCGCCGAGCTGATGGGCGAGAACACCGCTGGTCTGGCCCCGCGCGACGCCGCCGAGCTGGCCCTGGTGGCTATCCGCAAGCTGTCCGCCGACATCGGCATCCCGGCTGGCCTGATCGAGCTGGGCAAGAAGTATGGCAAGGAAGTCAAGGCCTCCGACATCGACACCATGGTGGCCAATGCCCAGAAGGATGCCTGCGGTCTGACCAACCCGCGCTGCCCGAAAGACGCCGACGTCAAGGCGATCTACACCGCCGCGCTGTAA
- a CDS encoding molybdopterin-dependent aldehyde oxidoreductase: MQKKTLYVNGIERSVVTEGADLLSDVIRKNLRLTGTKVGCGKGQCGACNVIMDGKLIRSCITKMERVPDGAAITTIEGIGTPQDLHALQMAWMVHGGAQCGFCTPGFIVSAKALIDANPDPSREEIREWFQKYKNACRCTGYKMLVDAVRDAVRVLKGEISMQDLAYKIPADGKVLGTSMPRPSAAAKVTGTWDFGADSALQLPENTLHLALVQAEVSHANILSIDTSEAEKMPGVFKVVTHKDIKGKNRITGLITFPTNKGDGWDRPILCDTKVFQYGDALAIVCADTEKNAKAAAKKVKVELEELPAYMSAPAAMEPDAIEIHPGTPNIYYIQKIAKGEDTKPVFDKADVVVEGDYYTSRQPHLPIEPDVGYAYHDDNGKLVIHSKSIGIHLHLYMIAPGLGVEPENLVLIQNNTGGTFGYKFSPTMEALVGAAAMATNRPVYLCYDYAQQQIYTGKRSPFWTTVRYAASKDGKLLGMETDWSVDHGPYSEFGDLLTLRGAQYIGAGYDIANIRGEGRTVCTNHAWGAAFRGYGAPEAEFPSEVLMDELAEKLGMDPLELRYKNVYRQGATTPTGQDPEVYSLPEMIDKLRPKYEAAKKRVAAESTDAVKKGVGVAIGIYGAGLDGPDTAETDVELHPDGTVTVYNAWEDHGQGADMGTLATAHEALRPLALSVNQIKLVMNDTSKCPNSGPAGGSRSQVVVGQSIRVACEDLIKSMKKANGSYRTYEEMVAEGLPTKVRGKWTAPANDCDANGQGKPFCCYMYGLFMAEVAVEKATGKTTVESMVCVADVGKVVNKLVVDGQIYGGLAQGIGLALTEDFEDIKKHSTLAGAGFPYIKQIPDNMEILYVETPRPDGPFGASGVGEMPLTAPHAAVINGIYNACGARIRHLPALPEKVLAAMPK; this comes from the coding sequence ATGCAGAAAAAAACATTGTACGTCAACGGGATCGAGCGGTCGGTGGTCACCGAGGGTGCTGACCTGCTGTCCGACGTTATCCGCAAGAACCTGCGCCTCACCGGCACCAAGGTCGGTTGCGGCAAGGGACAGTGCGGCGCCTGTAATGTGATCATGGACGGCAAACTGATCCGCTCCTGCATCACCAAGATGGAACGCGTTCCCGACGGCGCGGCCATTACCACCATCGAGGGTATCGGCACCCCCCAGGATCTCCATGCCCTGCAAATGGCCTGGATGGTGCACGGCGGCGCCCAGTGCGGTTTTTGTACCCCGGGCTTCATCGTTTCGGCCAAGGCCCTGATCGATGCCAATCCCGATCCGTCCCGCGAAGAAATTCGCGAATGGTTCCAGAAATATAAAAACGCCTGCCGCTGCACCGGCTACAAGATGCTGGTCGACGCGGTCCGTGACGCGGTGCGGGTGCTCAAAGGCGAGATCAGCATGCAGGATCTGGCCTACAAGATACCCGCGGACGGCAAGGTCCTGGGCACCAGCATGCCGCGCCCCAGCGCTGCCGCCAAGGTGACCGGCACCTGGGATTTCGGTGCGGACTCCGCCCTCCAGCTTCCGGAAAACACCCTCCACCTGGCCTTGGTTCAGGCCGAGGTTTCGCATGCCAACATTCTCTCCATCGACACCTCCGAGGCCGAGAAGATGCCCGGCGTGTTCAAGGTGGTCACCCACAAGGACATCAAGGGCAAGAACCGGATCACCGGTTTGATCACCTTCCCCACCAACAAGGGGGATGGCTGGGATCGCCCGATCCTGTGCGACACCAAGGTGTTCCAGTATGGCGACGCCCTGGCCATTGTCTGCGCCGACACCGAGAAGAACGCCAAGGCCGCGGCCAAGAAAGTCAAGGTCGAGCTGGAAGAACTGCCCGCCTACATGAGCGCGCCGGCGGCCATGGAACCGGATGCGATCGAGATCCATCCCGGTACCCCCAACATCTACTACATCCAGAAGATCGCCAAGGGCGAGGACACCAAGCCCGTCTTCGACAAGGCCGACGTGGTGGTCGAGGGCGATTACTACACCAGCCGTCAACCCCATCTGCCGATCGAACCGGATGTCGGTTATGCCTACCATGACGACAACGGCAAGCTGGTCATCCACTCCAAGTCCATCGGCATCCATCTCCACCTGTACATGATTGCCCCCGGTTTGGGCGTGGAACCGGAGAACCTGGTTCTGATCCAGAACAACACCGGCGGCACCTTTGGCTACAAATTCAGCCCGACCATGGAAGCCCTGGTGGGTGCGGCCGCCATGGCCACCAACCGCCCGGTCTACCTGTGTTACGATTATGCGCAGCAGCAGATCTACACCGGCAAGCGTTCGCCCTTCTGGACCACGGTGCGGTACGCGGCGAGCAAGGACGGCAAACTGCTGGGCATGGAAACCGACTGGTCGGTGGATCACGGTCCCTACTCCGAGTTCGGTGACCTGCTGACCCTGCGTGGCGCCCAGTACATCGGTGCCGGATACGATATCGCCAACATCCGTGGCGAAGGCCGCACCGTATGCACCAACCATGCCTGGGGCGCCGCCTTCCGTGGCTACGGCGCACCCGAGGCCGAGTTCCCCTCCGAGGTGTTGATGGACGAACTGGCCGAGAAACTGGGCATGGACCCGCTCGAACTGCGCTATAAGAACGTCTACCGCCAAGGAGCGACCACCCCCACCGGCCAGGACCCGGAAGTGTATTCACTGCCGGAGATGATCGACAAGCTGCGGCCCAAATATGAGGCGGCCAAGAAACGGGTGGCGGCGGAATCCACCGATGCCGTCAAGAAAGGCGTCGGCGTGGCCATCGGCATCTACGGTGCCGGTCTGGATGGCCCCGACACCGCCGAAACCGATGTCGAGCTGCATCCCGACGGCACGGTGACCGTCTACAACGCCTGGGAGGATCATGGCCAAGGCGCGGACATGGGAACCCTGGCCACCGCCCACGAGGCCCTGCGGCCACTGGCGCTTTCCGTCAACCAGATCAAGCTGGTAATGAACGACACCAGCAAGTGCCCCAACTCCGGTCCTGCCGGCGGCAGCCGCAGTCAGGTGGTGGTCGGCCAGTCGATCCGGGTGGCCTGCGAGGATCTGATCAAGTCGATGAAAAAGGCCAACGGCAGCTACCGGACCTATGAGGAGATGGTGGCCGAAGGTCTTCCGACCAAGGTGCGCGGCAAATGGACGGCACCGGCCAATGACTGCGACGCCAACGGTCAGGGCAAGCCGTTTTGCTGCTACATGTATGGTCTGTTCATGGCCGAGGTGGCCGTGGAAAAAGCCACCGGCAAGACCACGGTGGAAAGCATGGTCTGCGTGGCCGATGTCGGCAAGGTGGTCAACAAGCTGGTGGTCGACGGCCAGATTTACGGCGGTCTGGCCCAGGGTATCGGTTTGGCGCTGACCGAGGACTTCGAGGACATCAAGAAGCACTCGACGCTTGCCGGAGCCGGTTTCCCGTACATCAAGCAGATCCCGGACAACATGGAGATCCTCTATGTGGAAACCCCGCGCCCGGACGGCCCCTTTGGCGCTTCCGGCGTGGGCGAGATGCCGTTGACCGCGCCGCACGCCGCGGTGATCAACGGTATCTACAACGCCTGCGGCGCACGCATCCGTCACCTCCCGGCCCTGCCGGAGAAGGTGCTGGCCGCCATGCCCAAATAA